The following proteins come from a genomic window of Aequorivita marisscotiae:
- a CDS encoding WD40/YVTN/BNR-like repeat-containing protein has translation MRLLLVFLALLGFISCTNKSKVEINSVEITPVFIDSLSIRAIEPLDENRVWFAADKGKVGLIDGDTPKLANIKYGDSLLHFRSIAATNEAVFVLSISNPAVLYKIGFNGTEATNIEEVYTEKGERVFYDSMKFWNDTDGIAIGDPVENCMSVIITRDGGNSWQKISCETLPRVENGEAAFAASNSNIAIFGDHAWVATGGKKSRVMHTADKGKTWEIFNTPIVQGRTMTGIYSIDFLDEKNGIIFGGNWEDKAFNEGNKAITKNGGKTWKLIANGKEPGYRSAVKYIPGTEGQGIVAVGSPGISFSGNGGKSWKQLSKEGFFAIEFVNDTLAFASGNNRISKLIFKK, from the coding sequence ATGCGTCTTTTACTTGTATTTTTAGCCCTCTTGGGCTTTATTTCCTGTACGAATAAATCTAAAGTTGAAATTAATTCAGTTGAAATAACCCCTGTTTTTATTGATAGTTTAAGCATTCGCGCTATTGAGCCGTTAGACGAAAATAGGGTGTGGTTTGCAGCAGATAAAGGTAAAGTAGGACTAATTGACGGCGATACTCCCAAACTGGCAAATATTAAATACGGCGATTCCTTGTTGCATTTTCGTTCAATTGCAGCTACTAATGAAGCCGTTTTTGTATTGAGCATTTCTAATCCTGCAGTGTTATATAAAATAGGTTTTAACGGTACCGAAGCCACCAATATTGAAGAAGTTTACACGGAAAAAGGAGAACGGGTTTTTTACGATTCCATGAAATTTTGGAACGATACCGATGGCATTGCCATTGGCGATCCTGTTGAAAATTGTATGTCGGTAATTATAACCCGCGATGGCGGTAATTCATGGCAAAAAATTTCATGCGAAACCCTCCCAAGAGTTGAAAATGGCGAAGCAGCTTTTGCAGCGAGTAATAGCAATATTGCTATTTTTGGCGACCACGCTTGGGTAGCCACTGGTGGAAAAAAATCGCGCGTAATGCACACTGCCGACAAAGGGAAAACCTGGGAAATTTTTAATACACCTATTGTTCAGGGAAGAACAATGACCGGTATTTACAGTATTGATTTCTTAGACGAAAAAAACGGTATTATTTTCGGCGGAAACTGGGAAGATAAAGCCTTTAACGAGGGCAACAAAGCCATAACCAAAAACGGTGGTAAAACCTGGAAGTTGATTGCCAACGGCAAGGAACCTGGATATCGTTCTGCCGTTAAATATATTCCCGGTACGGAAGGGCAGGGGATTGTTGCCGTAGGTTCGCCCGGAATTTCTTTTAGCGGCAATGGCGGAAAAAGTTGGAAACAACTTTCGAAAGAAGGATTTTTTGCAATTGAATTTGTAAATGATACCCTAGCTTTTGCATCTGGTAACAATCGGATTTCTAAATTAATTTTTAAAAAATAA
- a CDS encoding MarR family winged helix-turn-helix transcriptional regulator has product MQEKHKEKTIDYILRSTWINVSKMYNEEAGKKGSTMATGFALISIDPEAGTPSTALGPKMGMEATSLSRTLKSMEQKGLITRKPNPDDGRGVLIHLTPFGKEMREFSKGVVLGFDEAVQKNVSTEELETFKKVANTINELINSKKIYEQD; this is encoded by the coding sequence ATGCAAGAAAAACATAAAGAGAAAACCATAGATTATATACTGCGTTCTACTTGGATAAATGTTTCAAAAATGTACAATGAAGAAGCAGGAAAAAAAGGAAGCACCATGGCCACGGGTTTTGCATTAATAAGTATAGATCCGGAAGCAGGAACACCTTCTACCGCGCTCGGACCCAAAATGGGGATGGAGGCCACCAGCCTTTCGCGGACCCTTAAATCTATGGAGCAAAAGGGATTGATAACACGCAAACCCAATCCAGATGATGGACGCGGCGTGCTCATACATTTAACGCCATTTGGAAAAGAAATGCGCGAATTTTCTAAAGGTGTTGTTTTAGGTTTTGATGAAGCGGTTCAAAAAAACGTATCGACCGAAGAACTGGAAACCTTTAAAAAAGTAGCAAATACAATAAACGAATTGATAAATTCAAAAAAAATATACGAACAAGATTAG
- a CDS encoding RsmB/NOP family class I SAM-dependent RNA methyltransferase codes for MKLHRNLVFATIDSLHLIFNENKQADKVLKNTLKRDKRWGARDRAFIAETTYDIVRWKRLYAEIAEVREPFDRSNLFRLFTVWATLNGIAIPDWKQFEDTPTRRIKGRFDELLKTRKMRESIPDWLDELGEKELGKKWDKEIAALNKQADVVLRVNTLKTTVEALKNELADLEIETEILKEYPHALKLKERANVFTTDAFKNGLFEVQDASSQKVAEILDPQPGQRVIDACAGAGGKSLHIATMMENKGQLIAMDIYENKLNELKRRARRNDIFNIETRVIDSTKVIKKLIEKADKVLIDAPCSGLGVLRRNPDAKWKLQPEFMDKIRDTQKELLDSYSRMVKPGGQLVYATCSILPSENELQVKAFLKRDEGKDFTLFREEKIMPSKSGFDGFYISLLQRKE; via the coding sequence ATGAAACTACACAGAAATTTGGTATTCGCCACCATAGATTCACTTCACTTGATTTTTAACGAAAACAAGCAGGCCGATAAAGTACTTAAAAACACCCTAAAACGCGATAAACGATGGGGTGCGCGCGATCGTGCCTTTATAGCCGAAACCACTTACGACATAGTGCGCTGGAAACGCCTATATGCCGAAATTGCTGAAGTTCGCGAACCCTTTGACCGTTCAAATCTTTTTAGGCTGTTTACCGTTTGGGCCACTTTAAATGGTATTGCAATCCCAGATTGGAAACAATTTGAAGATACCCCAACACGCCGAATTAAAGGTAGGTTCGACGAGCTTTTAAAAACAAGAAAAATGCGCGAATCTATCCCAGATTGGTTGGACGAATTGGGCGAAAAAGAATTGGGCAAAAAATGGGACAAAGAAATAGCCGCTTTAAACAAACAAGCCGATGTGGTTTTGCGTGTAAATACCTTAAAAACCACCGTAGAAGCTCTAAAAAATGAATTAGCCGACTTAGAAATTGAAACCGAAATTTTAAAGGAATATCCGCACGCCTTAAAACTAAAGGAACGCGCCAATGTATTTACCACAGATGCCTTTAAAAATGGTCTTTTTGAAGTACAGGATGCCTCTTCGCAAAAGGTGGCAGAAATACTTGATCCGCAACCAGGACAACGCGTAATTGATGCGTGTGCAGGGGCTGGCGGTAAAAGTCTTCATATCGCTACAATGATGGAGAACAAAGGCCAGTTAATTGCAATGGATATTTATGAAAATAAGCTGAACGAATTAAAACGTAGAGCGCGAAGAAACGATATTTTTAATATTGAAACCCGGGTGATTGATTCTACAAAAGTGATTAAAAAATTAATTGAAAAAGCCGATAAGGTTTTAATAGATGCGCCGTGCTCGGGCTTAGGGGTATTGCGAAGAAATCCCGATGCAAAATGGAAACTTCAACCCGAATTTATGGATAAAATCCGCGATACCCAAAAAGAGCTGCTCGATAGCTACTCGCGAATGGTAAAACCTGGCGGACAATTGGTTTACGCGACCTGTTCTATACTTCCCTCCGAAAATGAATTGCAGGTAAAGGCATTTCTTAAACGAGACGAGGGAAAAGATTTCACCCTTTTTAGAGAAGAGAAAATAATGCCGAGCAAAAGCGGTTTTGACGGATTTTATATCTCGCTTTTACAGCGAAAGGAGTAA
- the purL gene encoding phosphoribosylformylglycinamidine synthase produces MIHFFGNVETTVFAVQTHGNISEENTKKLVWLFGNQPKIAQSVLFINATDFFIGPRAAMVTPWSTNAVEITQNMGIPGIIRIEEFHNSTVEKDTFDPMLSQKFKQLDQDIFDIHLQPEPVLEIENISEYNEKEGLALNAEEVEYLENLSKKLERNLTDSEVFGFSQVNSEHCRHKIFNGVFEIDGKEMPSSLFKLIKKTSAENPNDIVSAYKDNVAFVKGPNVKQWAPKSADKPDWYEEKDFESVISLKAETHNFPTTVEPFNGAATGSGGEIRDRLAGGKGSLPLAGTAVYMTSYSRLNEERPWEKGMKERDWLYQTPLDILIKASNGASDFGNKFGQPLIAGSVLTFEHEEDARRLGFDKVIMLAGGIGYGKASQAIKDKPKEGDKIVVLGGDNYRIGMGGAAVSSADTGEFHSGIELNAIQRSNPEMQKRAANAIRAMVESDVNPIVSIHDHGAGGHLNCLSELVEDTGGRIELDKLPIGDPTLSAKEIMGNESQERMGLIINDAHIQKLQKVAERERSPMYEVGQVTGDQRFCFENEKGEKPMDFALEDMFGSSPKTVMVDKTINRNYKNAAYDVSKIKEYVAQVLQLEAVACKDWLTNKVDRCVTGRVAKQQTAGPLQLPLNNCGVMALDYHGKEGVATSIGHSPLTALINPAAGSRNAITESLTNIVWAPLKDGLKSISLSANWMWPCNNEGEDARLYEAVKAVSDFSIELGINVPTGKDSLSMKQKYKDGEVISPGTVIISAAGNCNDIQKVVEPVLQRNGGSIYYINISQDTFKLGGSSFGQVLNSIGNEAPTVKSAQYVKTVFNTLQQLIRDKKILAGHDVASGGLITTLLEMCFADVNLGANLDLSGLGESDLVKLLFAENAGVVIQASEDASVEKILASKNIDFKKIGTVSKNEMLQLKSNSEELSFSIPEMRDTWYKTSYLLDRNQSGEKLAKERFSNYKNQPLQFEFPKNFTGKSSPNPSKGGERPKAAVIREKGSNSEREMAYMMHLAGFDVKDVHMTDLIEGRETLEDIKLLVAVGGFSNSDVLGSAKGWAGAFLYNEKANTALKNFFAKDDTLSLGVCNGCQLFVELGLLNPEDEEKPKMLHNDTGKFECVFTSVKIQENNSVMLSSMAGSTLGIWSAHGEGKFSFPKDENHYNIVAKYGYDALPANPNGSDFNTAMMTDKTGRHLVMMPHLERSTFPWNWAYYPKDRNDDKVSPWVQALVNAREWIERK; encoded by the coding sequence ATGATTCACTTTTTTGGGAACGTTGAAACCACGGTTTTTGCAGTCCAAACCCACGGCAATATTTCAGAAGAAAACACTAAAAAGTTAGTGTGGCTTTTTGGCAACCAACCCAAAATAGCGCAATCCGTCCTGTTTATTAACGCGACGGATTTTTTTATTGGCCCGCGTGCCGCAATGGTTACTCCCTGGAGCACCAATGCCGTGGAAATTACCCAGAATATGGGTATTCCCGGAATAATTAGAATTGAGGAATTTCACAACAGCACGGTAGAGAAAGATACTTTTGACCCTATGCTGTCGCAGAAATTTAAGCAATTGGACCAAGATATTTTTGATATCCATTTGCAGCCCGAGCCTGTTTTGGAAATTGAAAATATTTCGGAATACAACGAAAAAGAAGGCTTGGCATTAAATGCCGAAGAAGTTGAATACCTTGAAAACCTTTCAAAAAAATTAGAAAGAAATTTAACCGATAGTGAAGTTTTCGGTTTTAGTCAAGTTAATAGCGAGCATTGCCGCCACAAGATTTTTAATGGTGTTTTTGAAATTGACGGCAAGGAAATGCCCTCTTCCCTATTTAAATTAATTAAAAAAACTTCGGCTGAAAACCCGAACGATATTGTTTCGGCATATAAAGATAACGTGGCTTTTGTAAAAGGCCCCAATGTAAAGCAATGGGCGCCAAAAAGCGCAGACAAACCCGATTGGTACGAAGAAAAGGATTTTGAGAGTGTTATTTCACTTAAAGCCGAAACGCACAATTTTCCAACTACTGTAGAGCCTTTTAACGGTGCCGCTACGGGCAGTGGGGGCGAAATTCGTGACCGACTGGCCGGAGGAAAAGGTTCGTTGCCATTGGCGGGAACTGCAGTTTATATGACCTCCTACTCGCGTTTAAACGAAGAGCGCCCTTGGGAAAAGGGAATGAAAGAACGCGATTGGCTTTACCAAACGCCGCTCGATATTTTGATAAAAGCCAGTAACGGCGCATCAGATTTTGGAAATAAATTTGGACAGCCATTAATTGCCGGTTCGGTACTCACTTTTGAGCACGAAGAAGATGCTCGAAGATTAGGCTTCGATAAAGTTATAATGCTTGCGGGTGGAATTGGCTACGGCAAAGCGAGCCAAGCCATAAAAGATAAACCTAAAGAAGGCGATAAAATTGTTGTTTTAGGTGGTGATAATTACCGAATTGGAATGGGCGGTGCCGCGGTTTCTTCGGCAGATACGGGTGAATTTCACAGTGGTATTGAGCTAAACGCAATACAACGAAGCAATCCCGAAATGCAAAAACGCGCCGCAAACGCAATCCGCGCTATGGTGGAAAGCGACGTAAATCCGATAGTTTCTATTCACGACCACGGTGCTGGTGGGCATTTAAATTGCTTAAGCGAATTAGTTGAGGACACCGGCGGGCGTATTGAACTGGACAAACTCCCCATTGGCGATCCGACCCTATCTGCAAAGGAAATTATGGGCAACGAGAGCCAAGAGCGTATGGGCTTGATTATAAATGACGCGCATATTCAAAAACTGCAAAAGGTGGCAGAACGCGAACGTTCTCCAATGTACGAGGTGGGACAAGTAACTGGCGATCAACGTTTCTGTTTTGAGAACGAAAAGGGTGAAAAACCAATGGATTTCGCTTTGGAAGATATGTTTGGCAGCTCACCAAAAACTGTAATGGTTGATAAAACCATTAATAGAAATTATAAAAACGCGGCTTACGATGTTTCAAAAATAAAAGAATACGTTGCACAAGTGCTTCAATTGGAGGCAGTGGCTTGCAAAGATTGGCTTACCAATAAAGTAGATCGCTGCGTTACCGGACGAGTTGCCAAACAACAAACTGCCGGGCCGTTGCAATTACCGTTAAACAATTGCGGCGTCATGGCGTTGGATTATCACGGAAAAGAAGGCGTTGCCACTTCAATAGGTCACTCGCCATTAACCGCCTTGATTAATCCTGCAGCAGGTTCGCGCAATGCAATTACTGAATCTTTGACCAATATTGTTTGGGCACCATTAAAAGATGGTTTGAAAAGTATTTCACTTTCTGCAAACTGGATGTGGCCTTGTAACAATGAAGGTGAAGACGCTCGTTTGTATGAGGCGGTAAAGGCAGTTTCAGACTTTTCAATAGAGTTAGGCATCAACGTTCCCACTGGAAAGGATTCACTTTCCATGAAGCAAAAATACAAGGATGGCGAAGTAATTTCTCCCGGTACAGTAATTATTTCGGCAGCAGGAAATTGTAACGACATTCAAAAAGTTGTTGAGCCAGTACTGCAAAGAAACGGGGGCAGCATTTATTACATTAATATTTCACAGGACACGTTTAAATTGGGCGGTTCATCTTTTGGCCAGGTTTTGAATTCCATCGGAAATGAAGCTCCAACAGTAAAAAGTGCACAATATGTAAAAACGGTTTTTAACACATTACAGCAGTTAATTCGCGATAAAAAAATACTTGCCGGACACGATGTGGCTTCGGGTGGATTGATTACCACTTTATTGGAAATGTGTTTTGCAGATGTGAATTTGGGCGCCAATTTAGATCTTTCAGGCTTAGGTGAAAGCGATTTGGTAAAATTACTTTTTGCTGAAAATGCAGGAGTTGTAATTCAAGCTTCGGAAGATGCCTCAGTTGAAAAAATACTTGCTTCAAAAAATATAGATTTTAAAAAGATTGGAACAGTTTCAAAAAATGAAATGCTTCAATTAAAAAGTAATTCCGAAGAGCTTAGTTTCAGCATTCCTGAAATGCGCGATACTTGGTATAAAACTTCGTATTTATTGGATAGAAACCAAAGCGGGGAAAAACTTGCGAAAGAGCGATTCAGCAATTATAAAAATCAGCCGTTACAGTTTGAGTTTCCGAAGAATTTCACCGGAAAGTCCTCCCCCAACCCCTCCAAAGGAGGGGAGCGTCCGAAAGCAGCCGTTATTCGCGAAAAAGGAAGTAACAGCGAGCGTGAAATGGCGTATATGATGCATCTCGCAGGTTTTGATGTAAAAGATGTGCATATGACCGACCTTATTGAAGGCCGCGAAACTTTGGAAGACATAAAATTGCTCGTTGCCGTTGGTGGTTTTAGCAATAGCGATGTTTTAGGCAGCGCCAAAGGTTGGGCCGGTGCATTTTTATACAACGAAAAAGCAAATACGGCATTAAAGAATTTCTTCGCAAAAGATGATACACTTTCCCTAGGGGTTTGTAATGGTTGTCAGCTTTTTGTGGAGCTTGGGTTGTTAAACCCCGAAGACGAAGAAAAACCAAAAATGCTTCACAATGACACTGGTAAGTTTGAATGTGTTTTTACTTCAGTAAAAATTCAGGAGAACAATTCGGTAATGCTGTCATCCATGGCGGGAAGTACTTTGGGAATTTGGTCTGCACACGGCGAAGGGAAATTTAGTTTTCCCAAGGATGAAAACCATTATAATATAGTAGCAAAATACGGTTACGATGCATTACCCGCAAACCCCAACGGTAGCGATTTTAACACCGCAATGATGACCGATAAAACGGGAAGACATTTAGTAATGATGCCGCACTTGGAGCGTTCTACCTTCCCTTGGAATTGGGCCTATTATCCAAAAGATAGAAATGATGATAAGGTTTCGCCTTGGGTACAAGCTTTGGTGAATGCGCGGGAGTGGATTGAGAGAAAGTAA
- a CDS encoding DMT family transporter, translating into MNWLLLIIGGLFEVGFAACLGKVKETTGWEAKFWFLGFLICLAISMAFLIKASKTLPIGTAYAVWTGIGAVGTVLVGIFYFNEPATFWRVFFLTTLIASIVGLKFVAN; encoded by the coding sequence GTGAATTGGCTCCTCCTAATTATCGGCGGCCTCTTTGAAGTTGGCTTTGCAGCTTGCCTCGGTAAAGTAAAGGAAACCACAGGCTGGGAAGCTAAATTTTGGTTCCTTGGGTTCCTGATTTGTCTCGCCATAAGTATGGCTTTTCTTATAAAAGCATCAAAAACACTTCCCATTGGTACCGCCTATGCAGTCTGGACCGGCATTGGTGCTGTGGGAACTGTTTTAGTAGGAATTTTCTATTTTAACGAACCAGCAACTTTCTGGCGGGTTTTCTTTCTTACTACGCTAATTGCTTCCATAGTGGGATTGAAATTTGTAGCCAATTAA
- a CDS encoding AMP-dependent synthetase/ligase: MTEPKRLFDFPYYQLENYPQEKALVTKYNGTWVATSTQEYIDKANAISRALIQMGVKPNDKVALISTTNRTEWNICDIGIMQTGAQDVPIYPTISETEYEYVLNHSEAMYCFVSDKEVYDKLMAIKANVPTLKEVYTFDEIEGAKNWAEVLEKGKDESNQDEVEKRKEAINEDDVATLIYTSGTTGKPKGVMLSHKNIASNAKFSAERLPIELGKSSALSFLPVCHVYERMLHYMYQYCGVELHFAESLETISDNLKEVKPEVMTAVPRLLEKVYDKIYAKGAELTGIKKKLFFWAVDLGLKYEPYNENGWWYESQLKLANKLIFSKWREALGGNLKAIASGSAPLQPRLARVFNAAQIPVMEGYGLTETSPVVSVNDMRNKGFKIGTVGRPLRETEVKIAEDGEILVKGPQVMVGYYKNEEETEKVMEGGYFHTGDIGEIDSDGFLKITDRKKEMFKTSGGKYVAPQVIENVMKQSRFIEQIMVIGEGEKMPAALIQPDFEFVKEWGALKNHNLPSDPKELVKNKEVIARIQEEVDHYNEKFGHWEKVKKFELTPEVWSIEGGQLTPTMKMKRKIIKADYIDLYNKIYEHTS; encoded by the coding sequence ATGACAGAACCAAAAAGACTCTTCGACTTTCCATATTATCAACTTGAAAATTATCCACAGGAAAAGGCTCTAGTTACTAAATACAACGGTACTTGGGTTGCTACTTCTACTCAAGAATATATAGATAAAGCCAATGCCATAAGCCGAGCTTTGATACAGATGGGCGTAAAACCCAACGATAAAGTTGCGTTAATCTCCACCACCAACCGCACCGAATGGAACATTTGCGATATTGGTATTATGCAAACCGGTGCACAGGACGTACCTATTTATCCAACCATTTCGGAAACTGAATACGAATATGTGCTTAACCACAGTGAAGCTATGTATTGTTTTGTTTCCGATAAAGAAGTTTACGACAAATTAATGGCTATTAAGGCCAACGTGCCCACCCTAAAAGAGGTTTATACATTTGATGAAATTGAAGGTGCAAAAAACTGGGCCGAGGTTTTGGAGAAGGGTAAAGACGAGTCTAACCAAGACGAAGTAGAGAAAAGAAAAGAAGCTATTAACGAAGACGATGTAGCTACCTTAATATATACCTCTGGCACCACTGGCAAGCCAAAGGGCGTTATGCTCTCACATAAAAATATAGCGAGCAATGCAAAGTTTAGTGCCGAAAGATTGCCCATAGAATTAGGTAAATCGTCGGCTTTGAGTTTTCTGCCCGTTTGCCACGTTTACGAACGCATGTTGCATTATATGTACCAATATTGTGGGGTGGAACTACATTTTGCCGAATCGCTTGAAACAATTAGCGACAACCTAAAAGAAGTAAAACCCGAAGTAATGACGGCCGTACCCAGACTTTTGGAAAAAGTGTACGATAAAATCTACGCCAAAGGCGCCGAACTTACAGGAATTAAGAAAAAACTCTTCTTTTGGGCAGTAGATCTCGGACTTAAATACGAACCCTACAACGAAAACGGCTGGTGGTACGAAAGTCAGCTTAAATTGGCCAACAAGCTTATTTTTAGCAAATGGCGCGAAGCTTTAGGTGGAAATTTAAAAGCCATAGCTTCGGGTAGTGCACCGTTGCAACCGCGATTGGCACGCGTATTTAATGCAGCGCAAATTCCGGTAATGGAAGGTTATGGGCTAACAGAAACTTCTCCCGTGGTATCGGTAAACGATATGCGTAACAAAGGTTTTAAAATTGGAACCGTGGGCAGGCCTCTAAGGGAAACGGAGGTTAAAATTGCCGAAGATGGCGAGATTTTGGTAAAAGGCCCACAAGTAATGGTTGGCTATTATAAGAATGAGGAGGAAACCGAAAAAGTAATGGAAGGCGGTTATTTCCATACGGGTGATATTGGTGAAATTGACAGCGACGGCTTTTTAAAGATCACCGATCGTAAAAAAGAAATGTTTAAAACCAGCGGGGGAAAATACGTGGCTCCACAAGTAATTGAGAACGTGATGAAACAATCGCGTTTTATAGAACAAATAATGGTAATTGGCGAAGGCGAAAAAATGCCCGCCGCCCTCATTCAGCCAGATTTTGAGTTTGTAAAAGAATGGGGCGCACTAAAAAACCACAACCTACCTTCAGACCCAAAGGAATTGGTAAAGAACAAAGAAGTAATTGCCCGCATACAAGAAGAAGTAGACCATTACAACGAAAAGTTCGGGCATTGGGAAAAAGTGAAAAAGTTTGAATTAACTCCCGAGGTTTGGAGCATCGAGGGCGGACAATTAACCCCAACGATGAAAATGAAACGCAAAATAATTAAAGCGGATTATATAGATTTGTATAACAAGATTTACGAACACACCTCATAA
- a CDS encoding DUF488 domain-containing protein encodes MKTIWTIGHSTRSIDEFLKLLTTFNIKTLVDVRHYPGSRKFPQYNKDSLEISLPENGVEYEHLVDLGGRRKPMPESNNDAWRLDSFKGYADYMETEQFKQALKSLKEIATVKQTSIMCAEAVWWSCHRSLIADILKADGWKVLHIMGENNATEHPYTAPAKVINGKLDYSKEKEIKT; translated from the coding sequence ATGAAAACCATTTGGACCATAGGCCATTCCACCCGAAGCATCGACGAGTTTTTAAAATTATTGACCACCTTCAATATTAAGACACTCGTTGACGTACGCCATTATCCCGGTTCCAGAAAATTTCCGCAGTACAACAAAGACAGTTTAGAAATATCACTTCCTGAAAACGGTGTTGAGTATGAACATTTGGTAGATTTAGGGGGTCGTAGAAAACCGATGCCAGAATCGAACAACGATGCCTGGCGATTAGATTCGTTTAAAGGCTATGCAGATTATATGGAAACCGAACAGTTTAAGCAAGCGTTAAAATCATTAAAGGAAATTGCCACAGTAAAACAAACCTCAATAATGTGTGCCGAAGCGGTTTGGTGGAGCTGCCATCGCTCTTTAATTGCAGATATTTTAAAAGCAGACGGTTGGAAAGTTTTGCACATTATGGGTGAAAATAATGCAACAGAGCACCCCTACACCGCCCCCGCAAAAGTGATAAATGGGAAGTTAGATTATTCGAAGGAAAAAGAAATAAAGACGTGA